The Bradyrhizobium sp. WBAH42 genome includes a window with the following:
- a CDS encoding thioredoxin family protein: MQQHQIVSREQWIAARKALLDHEKELTQARERLADERRRLPWVKVDKAYEFDGPNGILSLGDLFEGRPQLIVQHVMFAPDWEAACKSCSFWADGFERMVPHLAARDTAMVAVSLAPSAKLEAFKKRMGWTFDWVSSGRNDFNRDYGVTYSQEEVATGKPMYNFGTTPLYGPELPGISVFYRDEAGAIFHTYSCFARGLDMMNAAYQYLDLTPLGRHEEGLPYPMDWVRLRDQYEPQPAKAACCHG, from the coding sequence ATGCAGCAACATCAGATCGTCTCGCGCGAGCAATGGATCGCCGCGCGCAAGGCCCTTCTGGACCATGAGAAAGAGTTGACCCAGGCCCGCGAACGGCTTGCCGACGAGCGCCGCCGGCTGCCCTGGGTCAAGGTCGACAAGGCGTACGAATTTGACGGGCCGAACGGCATTCTGTCGCTGGGCGACCTGTTCGAGGGCCGGCCGCAGCTCATCGTGCAGCACGTGATGTTCGCACCCGATTGGGAGGCGGCGTGCAAGAGCTGCTCGTTCTGGGCCGATGGGTTCGAGCGCATGGTGCCGCATTTGGCCGCGCGCGACACCGCGATGGTTGCGGTCTCGCTGGCGCCAAGCGCAAAGCTCGAGGCGTTCAAGAAGCGGATGGGCTGGACCTTCGACTGGGTTTCCTCAGGCCGCAACGACTTCAACCGCGATTACGGCGTGACGTACTCACAGGAAGAGGTCGCGACCGGCAAGCCGATGTATAATTTCGGGACCACGCCGCTGTACGGCCCCGAGCTGCCCGGCATCAGCGTGTTCTACCGCGACGAGGCCGGCGCGATCTTCCATACCTATTCCTGCTTCGCCCGCGGTCTCGACATGATGAACGCCGCTTATCAATATCTCGATCTCACCCCGCTCGGCCGTCACGAGGAAGGCCTGCCCTATCCGATGGACTGGGTGCGTCTGCGCGACCAGTACGAACCGCAGCCGGCGAAGGCGGCGTGCTGTCACGGGTGA
- a CDS encoding S1C family serine protease, whose product MWLRSLVVALVLQLSVVGANAAGPFGTVNVGNWIGGAFSNDEPGAFSHCAATTPYANGVILVVGYNATGTWTLAFASPSYRFNKGESAAIDVTFDGQEQARLYATAYQSNMLTAVMPLKVVRTFQKASLMVATAGRAVLNFDLTSTGPVIAALTNCVSKVKADGLDKAGDFTKGAAKPAATAEKQAAPPSGGKPARARSGTGFVVSTGGHIVTNHHVIDGCVGDIKGNLTGEAAMVLRVVSSDANNDLALLQAPSTTTFKDFARIRDRSIRSGDSVVAIGFPYHGILTSDFSVTTGIVSSLSGMRNDSRFLQISAPVQPGNSGGPLFDNTGQVVGVVTGKIPALRIAVATGNIPENINFAIKTGVLRDFLDNSIVPYQTAEPKSELKTTDIAANARPYTMLISCNATEQADAKR is encoded by the coding sequence ATGTGGTTGAGGTCGTTGGTCGTTGCGTTGGTGTTGCAGCTGAGTGTGGTCGGAGCGAACGCGGCGGGGCCGTTCGGCACCGTCAATGTCGGCAACTGGATCGGCGGCGCGTTCAGCAATGACGAGCCGGGCGCGTTCTCCCATTGCGCGGCGACGACGCCTTACGCGAACGGCGTCATTCTCGTCGTGGGTTACAATGCCACCGGCACCTGGACGCTGGCTTTTGCGAGTCCGAGCTACCGCTTCAACAAGGGCGAGAGCGCCGCGATCGACGTGACCTTCGACGGGCAGGAGCAAGCCAGGCTGTACGCTACGGCGTACCAGTCCAACATGCTCACCGCCGTCATGCCGCTCAAAGTCGTGCGCACCTTTCAGAAGGCGAGCCTCATGGTGGCGACAGCCGGTCGCGCCGTTCTGAATTTCGATCTGACGTCGACCGGGCCGGTGATCGCGGCACTGACCAACTGCGTAAGCAAGGTGAAAGCCGACGGGCTCGACAAGGCGGGCGATTTCACCAAGGGTGCGGCCAAGCCGGCGGCGACGGCGGAGAAGCAGGCGGCACCGCCCTCCGGCGGCAAGCCTGCCCGAGCCAGGAGCGGCACCGGCTTCGTCGTCAGCACGGGCGGGCACATCGTCACCAACCACCATGTGATCGACGGCTGCGTCGGCGACATCAAGGGCAATCTCACCGGCGAAGCCGCAATGGTGCTGCGCGTCGTGTCGAGCGACGCCAACAACGATCTCGCGCTGTTGCAGGCGCCGTCGACGACGACCTTCAAGGACTTCGCCCGGATCCGCGACCGCTCGATCCGCTCCGGCGATTCCGTCGTCGCGATCGGCTTTCCCTATCACGGCATCCTGACGTCGGACTTCAGCGTGACCACCGGCATCGTGAGCTCGCTCAGCGGCATGCGCAACGACTCGCGCTTCCTGCAGATCAGCGCACCCGTGCAGCCCGGCAACAGCGGCGGGCCGCTGTTCGACAACACCGGCCAGGTCGTGGGCGTGGTCACCGGCAAGATCCCGGCCTTGCGCATCGCGGTGGCGACCGGCAACATCCCCGAGAACATCAACTTCGCCATCAAGACCGGCGTGCTGCGCGACTTCCTCGACAATTCGATCGTGCCCTATCAGACCGCCGAGCCAAAGAGCGAGCTCAAGACCACCGACATCGCCGCCAACGCCCGGCCGTACACGATGCTGATCTCGTGCAATGCGACGGAGCAGGCGGACGCGAAGCGGTAG
- a CDS encoding transcriptional regulator, with product MSKTDSAPFSYEGLDRVIHEKARLGLLTSLMAHPKGLAFGDLKQLCGLTDGNLSRHLAVLQEAGLVEVTKGYEGNRPHTTCRLTKAGRRRFLDYLAVLERLVRDAAKAAGREAPPLGRLGIAST from the coding sequence ATGTCGAAGACTGACAGCGCGCCCTTCTCCTATGAAGGGCTCGACCGCGTGATCCACGAGAAGGCGAGGCTCGGCTTGTTGACGTCGCTGATGGCGCATCCCAAGGGGCTGGCATTCGGCGATCTCAAGCAGCTCTGCGGCCTCACCGACGGCAATCTCAGCCGGCACCTTGCCGTGCTTCAGGAGGCCGGCCTCGTCGAGGTGACCAAGGGCTACGAGGGCAACCGTCCGCACACCACCTGCCGTCTCACCAAGGCCGGCCGCCGCCGCTTCCTCGACTATCTCGCCGTGCTCGAGCGGCTGGTGCGCGACGCGGCGAAGGCCGCCGGCCGCGAGGCGCCGCCGCTCGGCCGCCTCGGTATCGCCTCGACCTGA
- a CDS encoding di-trans,poly-cis-decaprenylcistransferase: protein MQSDITSRNEKLHVGIIMDGNGRWATRRGLSRLRGHEAGVETIRRIVEAAPKQGIGTLTLYAFSTDNWRRPKAEVAALMTLLRFYLANEVQSLVKNGVRLSVIGRRDRLPDGIAAAIARAEAATADGRALHVRIAVDYSARDAILNAAAKAAALTSLTREAFSQLVTGEAGLRDVDLIIRTSGEKRLSDFLLWEGAYAELHFTERMWPEFDAGDLAEALAAFHNRERRFGGLQAILPGEVPSLSQV from the coding sequence ATGCAAAGTGACATCACGTCCCGTAACGAGAAGCTTCATGTCGGCATCATCATGGACGGCAACGGCCGCTGGGCGACGCGGCGCGGCCTGTCGCGCCTGCGCGGTCACGAGGCCGGCGTCGAGACCATCCGCCGCATCGTCGAGGCCGCCCCCAAGCAGGGCATCGGCACGCTGACGCTCTACGCCTTCTCCACGGACAATTGGCGGCGGCCGAAGGCCGAGGTCGCGGCGCTGATGACCTTGCTGCGCTTCTACCTCGCGAACGAAGTGCAGAGCCTCGTCAAGAACGGCGTGCGCCTCTCCGTCATCGGCCGCCGCGATCGCCTGCCCGACGGCATCGCCGCCGCGATCGCGCGCGCCGAGGCGGCCACCGCGGATGGCCGCGCGCTGCATGTGCGCATCGCCGTCGATTATTCCGCGCGCGACGCCATCCTCAATGCCGCGGCGAAGGCGGCCGCGCTGACCAGCCTCACCCGCGAAGCCTTCTCGCAGCTGGTCACAGGCGAGGCTGGCCTTCGCGACGTCGATCTCATCATCCGCACCTCGGGCGAGAAGCGGCTGTCAGACTTCCTGCTTTGGGAAGGCGCCTATGCCGAGCTGCACTTCACCGAGCGGATGTGGCCCGAATTCGACGCGGGCGATCTCGCCGAGGCGCTCGCCGCCTTCCACAACCGCGAGCGCCGCTTTGGCGGTCTGCAGGCGATCCTGCCAGGCGAAGTGCCTTCGCTGTCCCAGGTGTGA
- a CDS encoding Crp/Fnr family transcriptional regulator, protein MRAVLDYCTGGTERQLAAGTIIVAEGGTSGHLYVLMQGRLEVLKGEMVVATVTEPGAVLGEMSVLLGQPHTATVRACSDAIVYEFEDAASFLEKEPGVALLIAKMLAQRLNVANTYLADLKRQYAGHGTHLAMVGEVLQSMINLPPLEVSPGSDRQSDPRM, encoded by the coding sequence ATGCGTGCAGTCCTCGATTATTGCACCGGCGGAACGGAGCGGCAGCTTGCCGCCGGCACGATCATCGTCGCCGAGGGGGGCACCTCCGGCCATCTCTACGTGCTGATGCAAGGCAGGCTCGAGGTGCTCAAGGGCGAGATGGTGGTCGCCACCGTCACCGAGCCCGGCGCGGTGCTGGGTGAGATGTCCGTGCTGCTGGGCCAGCCGCACACCGCAACCGTGCGGGCCTGCTCTGACGCCATCGTCTACGAGTTCGAGGATGCCGCCTCGTTCCTCGAGAAGGAGCCGGGCGTGGCCCTCCTGATCGCAAAAATGCTGGCGCAGCGGCTCAACGTCGCCAACACTTACCTCGCCGATCTGAAGCGGCAATATGCCGGCCACGGTACGCATCTGGCCATGGTCGGCGAGGTGCTCCAGAGCATGATCAACCTGCCGCCGCTTGAGGTTTCGCCAGGCTCGGATCGGCAATCCGATCCAAGAATGTGA
- a CDS encoding metallophosphoesterase: MRCLVVADLHYSLPQLDWLVSAAPRFDLVIFAGDALDIGSMVDFRAQIVVVKKYLALLAATTRVILCSGNHDLDERNAEGEKISRWISEVRELGIACDGDSLNVGDTLFTVCPWWDGPQVKQRLVAQLRDAAAVRPQRWIWAHHAPPADSPTSWGGKRFFGDVELVQWIMQYQPSMVISGHVHQSPFISNGSWFDRLGQTWVFNTGLQPGRPPTYIVLDLDADKAFWLAAGAAQWIDLNAPLQRPAAAIEAPPDWLTFLDRIADPSLAKPQAAAG, from the coding sequence ATGCGCTGCCTGGTCGTGGCCGACTTGCACTATTCGCTGCCTCAGCTCGACTGGCTGGTCAGCGCGGCGCCGCGATTCGACCTCGTGATCTTCGCCGGCGACGCGCTCGACATCGGCTCGATGGTGGATTTCCGCGCCCAGATCGTGGTGGTGAAGAAGTACCTCGCGCTGCTGGCCGCGACGACCCGCGTGATCCTCTGCTCCGGCAATCACGACCTCGACGAGCGCAACGCCGAAGGTGAGAAGATTTCGCGCTGGATCTCGGAGGTGCGCGAGCTCGGCATCGCCTGCGACGGCGACAGCCTTAACGTCGGCGATACCCTGTTCACGGTGTGCCCGTGGTGGGACGGACCTCAGGTCAAGCAACGCCTCGTCGCGCAGTTGCGCGATGCCGCAGCCGTCAGGCCGCAGCGCTGGATCTGGGCGCATCATGCGCCGCCGGCGGATTCACCGACGAGCTGGGGCGGCAAGCGCTTCTTCGGCGACGTCGAGCTGGTGCAGTGGATCATGCAATACCAGCCGTCGATGGTGATCTCGGGCCATGTGCATCAATCACCCTTCATCAGCAATGGATCGTGGTTCGATCGGCTGGGCCAGACCTGGGTCTTCAACACGGGCCTGCAACCCGGCCGTCCGCCGACCTACATCGTGCTCGATCTCGATGCCGACAAGGCGTTCTGGCTGGCGGCCGGCGCGGCGCAGTGGATCGACCTGAATGCGCCGCTGCAGCGGCCCGCCGCCGCCATCGAGGCGCCGCCCGACTGGCTCACATTCTTGGATCGGATTGCCGATCCGAGCCTGGCGAAACCTCAAGCGGCGGCAGGTTGA